The Dehalobacter sp. DCM sequence AATAGGTCGAGGTCTTGACCTTGGATTTGACGGCCATGGATGGCCTAATGCTGCGGGTGCCAGGACGGCACTGAGCAGCAGACCGCTGAAATGGCCAGAGATACTCACTTTATTGATGAGTTGAATGCATGAAGCTTATGATTGTTGTGCAGTTTTGAGAGAACGAGTGAAAACTTGCTAACTCAAACTACATATCTGGTGACTATACCGGAGGGGTACCACCCGTTCCCATCCCGAACACGGAAGTTAAGACCTCCTGGGGCGACGATACTGCAAGGGAAAATAGCACGTTGCCAGGTAACCAAAGAGACTACATTGTAAGATGTAGTCTCTTTATGTTTATATACTGCGTGTTAAAGTAGGAAGTTTGAGGAACCTCCAGGGCTGAAAATACTGAAAGGGAAGATAGGTCGTTGCCAGGTAATTAGAGACTACATCGTAATGATGTAGTCTCTTTATGTTTATATACTGCGTGTTAAAGTAGGAAGTTTGAGTTACCTCCAGGGCTGAAAATACTGAAAGGGAAGATAGGTCGTTGCCAGGTAACAAAGAGACTACATCTTATCGATGTAGTCTCTTCACTTTTACTGAGTTCAGGTGTTCCTGTAGAAAGTTTGAGGAACCTCCAGGGGCGACGATACTGCAAGGGAAAATAGCACGTTGCCAGGTAAGAAGGAGACAAAAGTCTACGTCCCTCAATCCCCTTCTAAATTACTTTCGAATCGTAACAGAAGTGCCGATAGGAATCATCCTAGCCAAATCTAAAACATCTTTATTATGCATGCGGATACAGCCCTTGGAGACCTGTTTACCAATAGATTGTGGATTATTTGTACCGTGAATTCCATATTTCGGAATGCTCAGTCCAAGCCACATCACACCAAATACACCACCGGGATTCGGCACTTTATCAATGATTCTGTAAGATCCGATAGGGGTAGGTGTAGCATCTTTGCCAATGCCAACCGGATATGTCCTGATCATTTGATTGTCCCCAAATACATAAAGCTGCCGTTTATCTAAGGAAAGAATAATCGAATACATTAATATCACCTCGATATATTCTATTATCTATTTATTTTATTGTTCAAAGGAGAATAGGACGAATTTCAAATAATTATAAATGGAATATAATGTAAAAAAAGTTGAAAAACTTGGTAATCTTACTAAAGGAGGTCATTGAAATGCATATTTTCAAGAAATGCATTAATCCGTATCAATATGAATGTTGTTATCCTGTAATTTGCGTACCTGTAGTTCCTTATCGCAATATGTCTTATCAACAAGAAACAGTGCGGTATCAGCCACAAGTGAGACAACAGCAGCTATATGCGGAGCAATATCAAACAAGCCGGTTTACCGGAGGAAAAGGCTAATAAGAATTAAAAACAGAGCAGCAGTGCTCTGTTTTTTTATGACTCAAGAAGCTATAGTG is a genomic window containing:
- a CDS encoding L,D-transpeptidase, producing MYSIILSLDKRQLYVFGDNQMIRTYPVGIGKDATPTPIGSYRIIDKVPNPGGVFGVMWLGLSIPKYGIHGTNNPQSIGKQVSKGCIRMHNKDVLDLARMIPIGTSVTIRK